The Bacillus sp. Marseille-Q1617 genome has a segment encoding these proteins:
- a CDS encoding DUF2269 family protein, translated as MKVLILIHVLSAIIGVGPTFFAHLLTRPDKNVDELRVAMKYNKLLEFFPKIGGSIAVLTGIALVLLGDYGSFTQIWLLGSLILYILIQIIVIGFITPPTKKVNEWLGRPENLELTGAPPEEIQTALVSIYRRFYLASSLGVLLFIFMILKP; from the coding sequence ATGAAGGTATTGATTCTGATTCATGTGCTTTCTGCCATTATCGGTGTTGGTCCCACGTTCTTCGCGCACCTATTGACGAGACCAGATAAGAATGTGGATGAATTGCGCGTCGCGATGAAATACAACAAGTTATTAGAATTCTTCCCCAAAATTGGCGGAAGTATAGCCGTCTTGACCGGAATTGCCCTTGTTCTCTTGGGAGATTACGGCTCATTCACCCAGATTTGGCTGCTGGGCTCTCTGATTCTCTATATTCTCATTCAAATCATCGTCATAGGCTTTATCACTCCTCCAACGAAAAAAGTGAATGAATGGCTCGGCCGCCCGGAAAATCTCGAACTCACAGGTGCCCCTCCTGAAGAGATCCAAACTGCTCTTGTAAGCATTTATCGTCGATTCTATCTTGCCTCCTCATTGGGAGTCCTTCTCTTTATTTTTATGATTCTTAAACCGTGA
- a CDS encoding diacylglycerol kinase, with translation MKRARIIYNPTSGRELFKKHLAEVLIKLEQAGYETSVHATICEGDATEAARIAVERKYDIVVAAGGDGTLNEVVNGLAEQDYRPKLGIVPMGTTNDFARALHIPRDIGQAIDVITKGESIPVDIGRMNERYFINIAGGGRITELTYEVPSKLKTMMGQLAYYLKGIEMLPSIKPTDVTIEYDGKLFEGEAMLFLIGLTNSVGGFEKLAPDASINDGLFSLLILKKTNLAEFIRIATLAVRGEHVKDPNVIYTQANRIKIQAKEKVQLNVDGELGGVLPAEFENLYRHLDVFVPLDKIRPEDKAL, from the coding sequence ATGAAACGCGCAAGAATTATATACAATCCTACTTCAGGCCGGGAGCTTTTCAAAAAGCATCTTGCCGAGGTATTAATTAAATTGGAACAGGCAGGTTACGAAACCTCTGTTCACGCTACAATCTGTGAAGGCGATGCGACGGAAGCCGCCCGGATTGCTGTTGAACGTAAGTATGATATCGTCGTCGCTGCAGGCGGGGACGGAACTTTGAATGAAGTGGTAAATGGTTTAGCGGAACAGGACTACCGTCCGAAGCTTGGAATCGTACCGATGGGAACGACCAATGACTTCGCGAGAGCCCTCCATATTCCGAGAGATATCGGACAGGCAATCGACGTCATCACAAAGGGTGAATCCATCCCTGTGGATATCGGGCGCATGAACGAACGATACTTCATCAATATTGCAGGCGGCGGGCGAATCACAGAGCTGACATACGAGGTTCCAAGTAAACTCAAGACCATGATGGGACAGCTTGCTTATTATTTAAAAGGCATCGAAATGCTGCCATCCATCAAACCGACAGATGTAACGATCGAGTATGACGGAAAGCTCTTTGAAGGAGAAGCGATGTTATTCTTGATCGGACTGACCAATTCGGTCGGCGGCTTTGAGAAGCTCGCACCGGATGCGTCCATCAACGACGGCTTGTTCTCTCTGTTGATCCTGAAGAAAACAAATCTCGCTGAATTTATCCGCATCGCTACACTTGCCGTCCGGGGTGAGCACGTGAAAGACCCGAACGTCATCTATACCCAAGCGAACCGCATCAAAATTCAAGCCAAAGAAAAAGTGCAGCTGAACGTGGACGGCGAACTCGGAGGGGTACTGCCTGCCGAATTCGAAAACTTATACCGCCACCTTGACGTATTTGTCCCGCTGGATAAAATTCGTCCAGAAGATAAGGCGCTTTGA